From Plasmodium cynomolgi strain B DNA, chromosome 9, whole genome shotgun sequence:
ACGTAAACGCGTGCTActacgtgtatatatgcattatttatgtttaccTTTTGTAAGCccgcaaaaaggaaaaaacgaaaaaacaaaaaaacgaaaaaacgaaaaaacgaaaaagcgaaaaaaaaaattccagcTAGCATGCTTATGTGAcgtgtttgtttgttttgtttttattacccctatgtgatttttttttccgtgcgTACCTACTCACCCATAAATAGCTGGCAGTGGCTTCATCCTCATGACATCGTCGTCGTGAAAACAAAGGAGAGAGAGCGATCACTcgttacaaaattaaaaagtattaCCCGTGTTGGAACAGAACTGAAATGTACCATTGTATGGCTGTGAAGTTGCTCGGATGTTTATTcgaataataataatatgcatCGCCGCGTGAAAaacaaagggaagaaaaatataggtTCTTGAGAAAAGCGTGGTACGAAGCTTGCTCTTCTGTAGAAGCGTTGTGGTAGTGTAAACGATCATCCGGAGGTGGTAGTAGCGACTTGAAAGAAAGGGAAGGAGCCGATAAGGAGAGGATAACGAATAAACGTAGCGCAAGCGGAGCGTGAAGGTAGCACACGTGGGGCACACGCGGAGCATAAACGCGGCATAAACGTGGCATAAGCGCAGCACCCTCGGAGGGTACCAAAACACCACCTGCACCGTGCCACCTACACCGTGCCACCTACACCGTGCCAACTACACCCGGCCAACTGCCCAGTGCCAACTGCCCAGTAAGCAGAAACTCAAAATGGATAAGCTCATGAACAACAACAAAGCCAAGCTCACGGTGGTGCTCGTGGGGGGTCTATGCTCCCTGGTGTTGTatcacatgaaaaaaaagatgaattTTTCTCATTGTTTGTTTTCGAGAAACTGGTTTAGCGAGTTCTCCCTGATGTGGCCTGGCCAGGCTTTCAGTTTggagataaagaaaataattcaccAGGCCAAGTCGAAGTATCAAGTAGGCCCTTCTCCGCGCAGTGGGTTCACTCCTCTGTCGGacacgcttttttttccgccccaTTTTTCGCCCCATTGTGTCGCCCTATTTTCCGCCCCATTTTTCGCCCCATTTTTCGCCCCATTTTGtcgccccatttttgccccattttttctccatttttcgccccattttttctcccgaACCGCAGAGCATCCTCGTCTTCGAGAGCAGCACGTTCGGAAAGGTATTAGTCCTGGATGGCGTCATACAGTTAACAGAAAAGGACGAGTTCGCCTACCACGAAATGATGACCCATGTCCCTATGACAGTTGCCAAGGAGCCAAAAAACATACTCGTTGTGGGAGGAGGAGACGGAGGAATTATCAGAGAACTCTGTAAATATAAGTCTATAGAAAATATAGACATCTGCGAAATCGACGAAATGGTTATCCAGGTATCCAaaacgttttttaaaaatatcagtTGTGGATTCGATGACAAGAGAGTTAATGTGTTTATTGAAGATGCGAgtaaatttttggaaaacgtTACCAATACGTATGACATTATTATCGTGGATAGTTCTGACCCCATCGGTCCTGCCGAATCTTTGtttaatcaaaatttttatgagaAGGTGTATAACGCGTTGAAGCCAAATGGGTACTGCGTCGCTCAGGTAAGGAAAGCACCAGGGGGGTGTGCGATTCTGTCATGTGGGTAGATGCTACGCGGAGGCGTCTTTTCGGGGACTCTTTCCTGTGCCCCTCCCGTACGGTGCCGCTTCTGTACGATGCCGCCCCTCTTTTAataccccccccccttcctaTACCGCAGTGCGAATCTATTTGGATCCACGTAGGAACGATAAAGAGCATGATGGGATACGCAAGAAAGTTGTTCAAGAAGGTCGAGTATGCCAACATCAGCATCCCGACGTATCCCTGTGGCTGCATAGGTACGTTCGATGCGCAGAGGGGCGAACCGCATGGCCGCTAAGTTGTGATCTGTGGATTGCGTCGCTTcgcctttccatttttgctccCCCACTTTTGCTTCCCCAGTTTTGCGTCCCCATTTATTATNNNNNNNNNNCGTCCCCATTTTcgcctccccatttttcctccc
This genomic window contains:
- a CDS encoding spermidine synthase (putative) produces the protein MDKLMNNNKAKLTVVLVGGLCSLVLYHMKKKMNFSHCLFSRNWFSEFSLMWPGQAFSLEIKKIIHQAKSKYQSILVFESSTFGKVLVLDGVIQLTEKDEFAYHEMMTHVPMTVAKEPKNILVVGGGDGGIIRELCKYKSIENIDICEIDEMVIQVSKTFFKNISCGFDDKRVNVFIEDASKFLENVTNTYDIIIVDSSDPIGPAESLFNQNFYEKVYNALKPNGYCVAQCESIWIHVGTIKSMMGYARKLFKKVEYANISIPTYPCGCIGILCCSKSDTGMSKPSRRLETKEFMDLKYYSYENHSAAFRLPTFVLKEIESV